GCAATCACTCCAGCGACCCCCCATCTCCCAGATCCGTTGTCGAGTCTCACCCTCATGTAGTCACGCTAAGCATGCTCATTTGAGGGCGTGTAGACTCTGGGATTGTTAAGTCAGGAGAAAAGCTTTTATACCAAACTACTCTTAGAGTATGGATGTAGTTGTTCAGATTTATGCACtgtatataatatactgtataagcCTTATACATATAAATAAGACTGGGTTTGCCACAGCATGAAAACCACCACCACAGGTGAAGTGAATgacactgatcatctcattacaatgcagtgttctgctgggaaaccttggttcctgacattcatctggatgttacactgacacataccacccacctaaacattgctgcagaccaaacacccccctccccccaacagcactccccaaaggaaacagcagagatATTACAGAGCTATATTTACCTTATGTATAAATGGTTTAGCAGAATCTGTGATGGTTGTGGACCTGGCTTTGTGAGAGCCCTCCCCCAGTTCTTGACACTAAGTTAAACTATTGCTTTGGATATAATTGTGTGGTGCAGCattaacatgaaaaacaaccCCACATTTGTGGTTTAATGTGTGTTGGGAATCGGCAGGTCTGCTGGGCAGCGCCCGCTTCACCGGCTCTTCCCAGAACTACAGCACcctcctgctggaggaggaggccgGGCTGCTCTACGTGGGAGGCAGAGGAGCTCTGCACGCACTCAACACCTCCAACATCTCCACACCTGCAAACCTCACAGTGAGTGCCAAGAGGCTGCGAGCGGATTGCATATCGCCACGTAATTGCCGCTGTtaacaaagaaacagcaaacCTCATTTCACAAgtttttctgccattttccCTAAGTGCTAAAAAGAGGACAAACTAATAATAGCCTTAAGCAGATTGAACAAATCCCATTGTGTTCCTCCAATTTTATGGATATCGGATTAAATGCACCAGGCGTTTATTCAAGGGTTACTGAGGAGTCAGAACTCAGTGACGCAGCTAGAAAATTAAATGTGCTGTCCTTCTTGTCTCTCTACCTGTttatcacacacatacttgttttcttctctttatctctccctcgTCTGTCTATCAAGAGATCTttctatttatctattttcCCTCTCTATTTGAGCTAACTGACGTATACTTATTACCCCCTGTTGTTTGCAGATTGATTGGGATGCTTCCCCTGAGCAGAAGAAGCAGTGTCTAAACAAAGGCAGAGACAATCAGGTACAAGGCTGGAGCTCTGCACTCTTATTACTTAGCAACTTATTCTTTTTTTAGTCTTCAGTTATTATCAGAGAACATAAATGAAACACTTCTGCTCACTTCTGACAACAAAAAGTGGTCCTTCTTAATCTGCTTTACCTGTAGAAACTAAACTGAAGGttgagcattaaaaaaaaaaaaaaattgtgtaaaATAGCTCTTTGTGCATGGGAGTGAATTGGCTGCCATGTGTTCTCTCCAGCGTCTTGCTTTTTGTAGAGCCTGAAATAACTTGTTTTTCTCCGCTCTCTGCAGACAGAGTGTTACAATCACATCCGCTTTCTGCAGAGATACAACGAGACTCACCTGTACGTCTGTGGAACAAACGCCTTCAGACCTCTCTGCGCTTACATAGTAAGAGCACGAGTGATTACATTTCAGCACACTCATGAGTAGAATCTAAATGAAATCATTAATTTACCGCTTTCCCgcccctgctctctctgttaGGATGCGGAGAGGTTCAGCTTCTCTTCAGGCTTTGAGGAGGGCAGAGACAGGTGTCCCTATGACCCAGCTAAGGGATACACTGGCCTCCTTGTCGGTACGTTTCCCGAATTTGCATCTAGTCTGTCCTACATCTGTTGGTCCAGTCAAAGCagcacacaaacagctgcaccTGAACTTTATTAGATTTGAAGAGGCAGGGAAAACATGATAATCAGGCAAACACCATATAAACAGGCTTACATTTATTGATTagctctaaacacaaagtacagcccgggctgatgggaatgtcattcattttgcaggtatttggtcataaaccaaagaactGGACCGGAGTGAAAATCAAAGCTTTTATAGTTCATCTTAagggggacatgaatgtctCTTCCGAGTTTAATGGCAAATTATCCAATAGCCATTGAGGTATTTCAGTCTGCACTTGCTGTGCCCCTCATGCCACTAGTCTAGctaaacataaatacatatacaacACAAGACATTTCTAGAAATCACAAAAATGGATGCAGACACAACGATAAGGGAGGAAAAGTGTCTTTGCTCccattttagttttttctgtcaACATTAAAGGATAAAGATGTATAATGATAAAgatgtatatatgtatacacagaCTGGGCTCTATGTCTTATTACCATTTCTGAATATTTTAGCCACATTAGGTGGTCTTCAGAATGCCAACAGCTTTCATTCACATCTCATTTAACTCCaattctttctttgtctctgctcaTCAGATGGCGAGATGTTCACAGCCTCTCAGTACGAGTTTCGCAGCTCTCCAGACGTGCGCAGAAACTTCCCCTTCCCCACGCTCAGGACAGAGGAGGCCCCCACCCGGTGGCTTCTGGGTAAATACAACAGATTATGAAAgcacaaaaaagacaagaaataGTCCACAAATAACTGCGCTGACACACAGGTTTATGCAACTTCACTTACAGCACACCACTAAATAGACCAAACCTCATtgacattttgcacatttttacCCCTTGTTTTGCCATCACTACAAAAAATGATTCCCCTGCAGAataaaaatcacagcaaaaaTTGCACTGCACTGCAGACCTAACTGGTTTAGTTGTGGCAATTCAATCATACTTAAAAGCTCCATCTTTAGTTTCCAAGGAGACACTACCTAGGCTGCTAATAGGTCTGTGTTTGGGTATGTggatctatgtgtgtgtgtgtatgtgtgtgtcttgttttcGTGTGTACAGAGGCAGATTTTGTGggctctgtgctgctgaagGAGAGCGTCAACAGCTCTATTGGTGACGACGACAAGATTTACTTCTTCTTCACGGAGAGAAGCCAGGAGCAGATTGCGTACCCGAGCCAGACCAAGGTGTCCAGGGTTGCCCGAGTCTGCAAggtcagagagaggaacagcATTAACCATAATCATATTAGTGGTTTTTCTGGGTTTGGAAAGTtgattccaaaaaaaaaaagaaaagaaaaaaagataaaactcACATGACAGATTTATAGTCACTGCAGCAAGGTTGTAGAGAGAAAGGGttgaaaggagggaggagagaagttGCCAGTCATTTGAAGTGCAACAACGGTGGGATTATTTAATGCTTTACGTCCTCCAgtacagagagaaatgtaaatGGATTTCAGGGAGACTTTCTGTTCCCAttgcctctctctgctgccgTTCTACTCTTACTGTAATTTCAGTGCTGAATGAACCAGCAGTTGGTTGTCTCTAATCTTGGTTTCTTCGCTGACGGTGGCTCCTTCTGTCACCACTGTTGCCAGGCAAACTACAAACCCACCAATCTCCACCTCCAATGGCaaaccctctccctctctttattgCCATCTcgccctcttcctctcctcctccccctcctcctcctcctcctctatgtttttttctctctcacctcatTTCACTTGTGATCAGCATCTCTGGTCTAGACAGCATGCCCAGCAACCATTCCTAGaggtctctcctcctcttcctcttgctcCCTGTCGTTCATTTTCATCCCATACATGGTGGTGTAATTACCCTCACAGTATGTTCTTGTACTTAAGTCACTGTTGGAGTATTTCTTTTGAATCAAAAAAAGGTGTCTGAAAGACTCTTGAGCTGGTGAAATTATGTTCAGAAATAATTCCACACACTGCCTTTGACGatggaaatgaatgagaaaGCTGACTATGGAAGAACCACTTAGGAATCAAGTTTTAACATCTAATCAGTGCAGGTTACAGTCCAGACCAGTCAATGGGCAGCAGCTCTGGTAGGTACCAGCGTGACTGGATATGTGCTTCTCTGTTTTGTACCATCTGGAAGTAATAATTCCAAAAATTACCAAAGATCTCTCTGCTGTCTTCCTGGAGCTGTTTCACCACAGTTTATAGCTTCTTATGAGACACGGAATACATAATATTTTTGGCTTCATCTATTCCATGAAAGTaagaaaatgtaactttgcagagcaacagtggcctctgcagccacaagaaacagaaaacaaagcctatcaatcactagaccagagctctgactgtgaAGTCCCACTCacagaactgaaacacagctgaacagtGTACATTCCTCATGATCAgcagcttctggagcaggaagtgctgtcactgtaacaaacacaccagactctgtttataattctttATAAGTTTAGTTGGATATCAGAGATTAATGACCTCTAAGTCGTTTTAACTGATCTAtagttcagcattactcttgaagTGGCTGGACCCGATTCCAGCAGCTGAAGCCGCTGACTGTCATTAGCGTAATACaagtcaaaatgattttgaagctgttatttcaaggtaaaatagttatgtttctttaaagtaatgacttttttttttagacatgGCAGGATGAGGCTTCAAGATGTGgcttcattttctccctctgcatGTTTCACCTTGTACTGCTGCAGCTTTTGTGTTCATCTGTCGGCGTTTGGTTCAGACTTGCCCTGTTGAAATTGATATGGAAATTGTTACCGGGTCCAACCTTGTAATTGCTGTCGTGACATTTACGTAAAAGCGACTCTGGCACTTGTTCAGACATGAGATGACAAGTTAAACTGCCTTCACATTTACATAACAAGGTGCATATCTGAGAGGGgcttattgttatttttaatagCTGAGAGTAGCTCCTCCATTTTTGTTTTGCGCTAAATTGAGGGACAATAATTTCTATCAACAGAGCACTCAAAAATCAAGTACATTTAGTCCGTTACtgacatattttcacttttacacaCAACATTCTCAGAACATGCTTAGAAATAGTACATAGACAGAGCTAAAGTCTGTTCATCTAACTTGAATTATACACTCTTGTACAATGAGTCTTGACTTTCACTTGgtcttctctctttttaagCTGACATTGTCAAGATTGTTTTTGAGTAGCTGAAATGATATTTTCTCTGCATGCAAAAGACGTCATTTCTGAAAATAAGGTCTGgacttctcttttctccctgcGTTGGTGCTGTGGAGTTGTCAAAGCACTCGAGAGTGCAATAACTCAGTCTGAACTAGGCCACGGCAGCGCGTGCAGATGTCGAGCTGGTCCCCAGCTTAGCCCTCGTGGCAGCCAGACACCATGCTGGTTGGAGACAGATATGCAGATAGTGAAGGCCCTGGCAGTCGCCTCTGCCCCCTGAAACCACTGAAGACTTGCCATTTCTGAGCTGCCTAACTAGTCATCCTCTTCTGTTTCTCACTTCCCAGCCAGACTGCATTGGCTTCCTCTGTAATCATGCCCTATTTTCACAGAGAGGGGTGTAAATGGCATGAAAACAAGAAGCAGGAAGTCAATGCCAATCTGACATTATTTAATATCTAGTTCCATATATcccaaacaaagaaaaaaaggcagcaccatttgtcattttctcctctatAACTTCAGAAACCAGCCTCATGTCCGGCTCAAACAGCAACACAGTctccatcttctcatctaatttcCCTACAGGCGTATCTTTGACTCTTATTCCCCTGGATTTATGTCATGACAGCCCAATGACCCAGACGATGCTTTGACTGACGTAGATTGTAATCTATCAGTGCATCCCTttagccccccccccaataagaatcttttatgttgttttctcaATAGCATCCATCTTACCCCTGCCTCTCTAACCTCGCTGCCAACTATCCAGAGATTTCGTTCTGTGAAAAGAATGAACCCTAAGAGTGGATGCATTCGTTTGCAGTCCTTTCCCTCTCGTACTCCAAAAACTGAGTTGGTATTATTGATGGAAATGTTCCTAATGCtggcattttttgttttaggtACTTATGTGTTATGTCGATTTAAGCTGCTTTGCCTCTCTGAGTGGGAGGCCGAGGCAAGCAGAGCGTTTTGATGAACGACAGATCTCTGGAAAAGACATAAACAAAGAAGGATGAAGCACTATAattcagataaaaaaagagaagaaggagtCTCCAtcgcttttttcccctctcttttaaATGAGGTGTGCTAAATTACTCTTTTAGGGAGAGATTTCTCGCAGCCTTCGCCTCCCAGTGCTACCAAAATGCAATTAGACCAAATGTGCTAAAGCAGGCATACTTAGAGCTGGAAGACTAACACTTCAGATCCACTTTAAAGACTCTGTCTTACTCTCCCCCTTGTCTCTCTTGATATGTCTGCAGTATTATTATGTGTACATTATGATTTGATTCCTTTTTGTAGATGCATGTGTCACTGTTATTACAGTCACAGAGTAGCTGCCCTTGATGTGTATATGATACATGAGAGTGGATGGATTAGTGTGATAGTAAAGTGACAGAATACATCAGCTCatttgtccatccatccatccatccattcattcatctgcTGTCCCCTCTGTTGTTGCAGACTGACTGGGGTGGCCAGAGGACCCTGCAGAGGAAGTGGACCACCTTCCTCAAGGCCAGAATGGTGTGTTCGGTCCCAGAGTATGAGCTGCACCTTAATATCCTGCGCAGTGTGTTTGTCCTGCACGGTCGGGACGCTCAAAGCAGCATTTTATATGGCATCTTCGGCCTGGAATGGTAAGAGACTACATTCACTTCTTCTTTTATAGAGCTGAAGTCAAGACGTCACTTCTTAGCTTCTGCTTAGATTCGCCATCCTCTACAGCAGCTGCTAGGAGAAAACTGACCTTAAATTTTAACAAAGTTAAACAatagtcagacaaaacaagctttACGAAGgtgtcaccttgagctctgagaaCTTGTTATCAActcttttctctattttatagaataaatgattaattgtaGAAATAATTAGAAGATTAGCTGATAACAACAAAAACCATTACTTGGAACCCCAGGTGAGTTGTTATCAAAACCGAGCGGGCCGAGCGGCAGTCAGAGCTGATGTGACAGCATGAGAGGACGACAGCTGCCAGTGGAATATCTGGCAGcgatgtgagtgtgtgtttacactgataTGCAGAGTCATGCTGCATAAAACTGTCCCAAGGGTGTTTAGATTCTGATGGAGGGGACTGCATTACAACAGGACAGTAACACTGTCTATTTCTTTCTcgctttttccttttatttttttttcaccgcCATGTTTCTCTTTTGTGGATATTTGAGCTCAACCTCTGTCCTCttgttcactgcagcagctgtcttcttttttctgtctcatctcGTCTTTCTATACGCTGGTTTCCCTTTAAAAACATACACCTGTGTGAGTAGTAGTCATCACTATGCATTAGACTCAAGTGTTCAAGAATGAGTAAGCCCCTGAGCTGTACTGCTCACCAGTTTTGAAGACTGGTTCTGGTTTCACTTCGATCTCATTTTTCTCACTTGAATGCTTTTGAAGGCTGAGGTGGGCACACAATGGACCAAGGAATGTGACGCagacacccccccaccccattaCTAATCTCACCTGTAGGGCTTTAGATTAAGGGTCACCTGGTTTGCGTCTCCCAGCTCATGCTGCTGTTATGTTGTTGGACAAATCTTTTCTTTCACAGGTGCTCCACCAAAACCACACATGGGCCTGTTTTATTTGTGAGTCACAGGGAGTGGGTATTTTAGAACAGTGAGTGCAGTGTTGaaaaatctgcaaaacaaatatttccttCTGGAGTGGATGAGGGGAGCAGCGACTAGAAATTGCACACCTGTCAGTGACACCACTCCCACTTGACTGTGCAAGACAAATTGTTAAAATCCCAACTTTACCACCTTAACACCCACGGTTTTCAGAGAATCTCAGTGGCcttttcacctgtcagtggcCACTGATGgtctgtgatgtgtttgaaaTTCGATCTGGGTGGCAGTTCCTCCCCAGATAATAACCTCTCAGTGTTTATTCACCGTTGAATCATTAATCCTGAGTGTGTCCTCTGGATGTGTCCCCggggtggggggcggggggggatTGTCTTTCAGGAAGAATATCAAAGCTTCTGCTATCTGCCAGTACGCCTTCTCGGATGTACAGAAAGTTTTCGAGGGGCCGTACATGGAGGTGCAGGACTCAAAGTGGAGGGAGTACACGGGGAAGGTTCCAGAGCCACGACCTGGATCTGTAAGTTTCATCAAATAGAACCACTCATTGTGTGATCATTTAATGTCCTACACTGTCATCCATTTAAACAAAGAACGCTCTgatcatttctctgtttttgtttctctcacaTCTCCAGTGTATAACAGATATGCACAGGTCCCAGGGCATCAACTCATCTCGTGACCTCCCAGACAACGTCCTCACTTTTGCCAGAAGGCACCCACTGATGGCCAACCAGGTGCACCCGATAGGGGTGCGCCCTCTCTTGTTCAAGAGGAGTGTCAACTATGTCAAGATTGCTGTGCACAGGGAGCCAGCACTGGATGGAAATATTTATACCATCTTGTTTTTGGGAACCGGTGAGTTTAGCTGCTGAGcacatgaaaagaccaaaaccaacaatgaactgatcctattaacaagtattgtctgtgctgtgtatcttattagcagctctgtgaggctatgCTAATGTTTAACAGCATAGATGGTTACCAtgctcaccatcttagtttgagcatgctaacatttgctaattagcactaaacataaagcacagctgaggctggtgGGGATGTgattagttttgcaggtgtttggcTATGAGTCAAAGTatctgacaaattaaaaatctgacCTGATGATTGTGCTTGATTAAAGGTTAAGGATCACAGACGTGATTAAAATTCATCCTACAGGGGGGCATGAATGTATTCTAGTGTCTTGTTTGACAAGGTTGTACATTTTACTTACAGATGATGGGTGGTTGCACAGAGCTGTAGACATTGATGGAGAAACGCATATCATAGAAGAGCTGCAAGTGTTCGATAAACCACAGCCCATAGAGAGCATGGTCATATCCTCGGTTCTGGTATGTGCTCATGTGTGCAGAGTTatatgtcaaaaataatgaGGGTTTAAATGGCCTATTTATGCTAAAGtgatgcaaatgaaaacatgatagATCTTGTTCTTGCCAATAGAAATAGAGTTGAGAGAGGATTTATATTTAACAGTCAACTAGAATATGAATAAGACTATTTCACTgcctaaatgtttacaaactgCATGTGTAAATGTCTCAAGGTGACCAAATACAGTAGAAACAGATGAatcatttatgttttgttttacagcgGAGCATTTATGTCGGCTCCCACTCCGGAGTCGTGCAGGTACCGATGTCGGCCTGTCAGAGATACACTTCCTGTTACGACTGCGTATTCGCCAGAGATCCGTTCTGCGGCTGGGACGGGAGGGTGTGCGTAGAGATATCTACACGTGCACAGAGGTgaagggacacacacactcacacacctgcacactaaaaaaaatgcacatagACATCGATACATGTAGGCACACAGGTGTGTTTTCCCAGtgaggagacaaaaacacacacactggttcaAGATGTCACATACGCACATTTACAGAGATTTAGCAGAAGATGAGAGAAATTTGCGTTGCTCCATCGTAGATCCTCAGTCTATATTTCCCTAAACCCCATCTGCGGTTCCACCTGTCTATTCTGCTCAGGAGAAATTTTCAAAACAAGAGCAGTTCTctaaattgaattaaaaaaaaaaaaaaagaaagatgcaCCTTTTTCTAGATGTTAGAATCAACATTTTCTTGGAGCACATTTTTGAAATAACAGTCAAATAAAATGGTGAACTGTTCAGACTAAGTGATGGCATGATAATTAAGCATAATTATTACTGTTAGGCCTGcttgaaatgaataataaacTTCTAGACAGAAATTAATAATTTTGACACAGTGTTCATTTTTGCATTACACGACCTTTTTAGTTGATGTTTACTTCTTGCTTCTGGGCCCCAACAGTAATCCTAGtctaattaattatttatacAGCTTACTTTCCCCTTCCAACAGAATTTCTATGCAAGCAGGTCTAAGACAATGTAGTCGACCTCGATTTTTCGcatcagctcagctcagctcagcgaGAGCTTGTTCTGGAGTGGGAGGGTTTAGATTTCGAATCATCACGCCTTATATCAGTGTTTACGTTGAGTGTAACTCTTACCTTGCAATACTTACCTCACAATTGTAGTAGAGTACAAAtataaagtagcatgaaatggAAACACTCAAGTAAAATCAGGGTACTTCAAATTTGTATGTAAaatacttgaataaatgtacttacttAATGTTACATTCCACCACCTCTTAATGAGATATCACCTGAATTAAATCCAAACTTCATTAACTTGAAATCCTTAATCTTGCAtcttgtaaaaaa
Above is a window of Lates calcarifer isolate ASB-BC8 linkage group LG23, TLL_Latcal_v3, whole genome shotgun sequence DNA encoding:
- the sema4gb gene encoding semaphorin-4G isoform X2; translation: MGDQRSVQPILLLLPLLLLLARLSQLWAFPFSPSLDLDVTPRTTVFSKGLLGSARFTGSSQNYSTLLLEEEAGLLYVGGRGALHALNTSNISTPANLTIDWDASPEQKKQCLNKGRDNQTECYNHIRFLQRYNETHLYVCGTNAFRPLCAYIDAERFSFSSGFEEGRDRCPYDPAKGYTGLLVDGEMFTASQYEFRSSPDVRRNFPFPTLRTEEAPTRWLLEADFVGSVLLKESVNSSIGDDDKIYFFFTERSQEQIAYPSQTKVSRVARVCKTDWGGQRTLQRKWTTFLKARMVCSVPEYELHLNILRSVFVLHGRDAQSSILYGIFGLEWKNIKASAICQYAFSDVQKVFEGPYMEVQDSKWREYTGKVPEPRPGSCITDMHRSQGINSSRDLPDNVLTFARRHPLMANQVHPIGVRPLLFKRSVNYVKIAVHREPALDGNIYTILFLGTDDGWLHRAVDIDGETHIIEELQVFDKPQPIESMVISSVLRSIYVGSHSGVVQVPMSACQRYTSCYDCVFARDPFCGWDGRVCVEISTRAQRSNLTQDILGGVRGCRENSGNVVHRRRSVMSGDDVLLQCELRSNLATPRWTLNGKELQGYDLNSGYRIGTDGLLIIGARAQQSGSYRCFAVENSVSVLVYLYTVRVHTDPYFPVEPTATTNPTTVSSPTVFSTSSPTEQPLPSPPAPLPPGPEFQTYRHMEAVYISLVAVLGGLCLVLTVVLLYVSFCTRQASRDRKFSQQGLQVLGASERKRSSHFELKTISSHCNGRQGRRSFSVPTFGDLGDSFLQIVPGEGQMSPTKTPPPAPPLPMPPPLPNMDYANGLSATLPSVLRKMNGNSYVLLRQADPDGMSPLYHSFTEELNRILEKRKHTQLDLQPDESSI
- the sema4gb gene encoding semaphorin-4G isoform X1, with the protein product MGDQRSVQPFLLLLPLLLLLARLSQLWAFPFSPSLDLDVTPRTTVFSKGLLGSARFTGSSQNYSTLLLEEEAGLLYVGGRGALHALNTSNISTPANLTIDWDASPEQKKQCLNKGRDNQTECYNHIRFLQRYNETHLYVCGTNAFRPLCAYIDAERFSFSSGFEEGRDRCPYDPAKGYTGLLVDGEMFTASQYEFRSSPDVRRNFPFPTLRTEEAPTRWLLEADFVGSVLLKESVNSSIGDDDKIYFFFTERSQEQIAYPSQTKVSRVARVCKTDWGGQRTLQRKWTTFLKARMVCSVPEYELHLNILRSVFVLHGRDAQSSILYGIFGLEWKNIKASAICQYAFSDVQKVFEGPYMEVQDSKWREYTGKVPEPRPGSCITDMHRSQGINSSRDLPDNVLTFARRHPLMANQVHPIGVRPLLFKRSVNYVKIAVHREPALDGNIYTILFLGTDDGWLHRAVDIDGETHIIEELQVFDKPQPIESMVISSVLRSIYVGSHSGVVQVPMSACQRYTSCYDCVFARDPFCGWDGRVCVEISTRAQRSNLTQDILGGVRGCRENSGNVVHRRRSVMSGDDVLLQCELRSNLATPRWTLNGKELQGYDLNSGYRIGTDGLLIIGARAQQSGSYRCFAVENSVSVLVYLYTVRVHTDPYFPVEPTATTNPTTVSSPTVFSTSSPTEQPLPSPPAPLPPGPEFQTYRHMEAVYISLVAVLGGLCLVLTVVLLYVSFCTRQASRDRKFSQQGLQVLGASERKRSSHFELKTISSHCNGRQGRRSFSVPTFGDLGDSFLQIVPGEGQMSPTKTPPPAPPLPMPPPLPNMDYANGLSATLPSVLRKMNGNSYVLLRQADPDGMSPLYHSFTEELNRILEKRKHTQLDLQPDESSI